The Geoglobus acetivorans genome window below encodes:
- the sucC gene encoding ADP-forming succinate--CoA ligase subunit beta — translation MRMHEYQAKQIFRQHGIPTARGELALTPEQVKEIAEKLGGKVVLKSQVLVGGRGKAGGIKLANSPDEACELAKQMFGMVIKGHKVEKLYVEEQLEIAREMYVGFTIDRASKGFALIVSSVGGMDIEEIAEKHPDRIARVTVDPIYGLWDYQIREVLYRSSMPKEYQKEVTRIIKILYSILVHNEAELTEINPLVVTKDGKIIAADARLNIDDNALYRHPDLRELKDYTEVDQTERIAEEKGLNFVKLDGNIGVIANGAGMSMATMDLIYLEGGKPANFLDVGGGASSEVVKEAVSIILMDENMKVIFMNIFGGITRCDEVARGLITAFSEMEIPVPVVLRLAGTNEEEGRKLIEEFIRERAIESIHLVETMEEGAKKAVELAGEV, via the coding sequence TTGAGGATGCACGAGTATCAGGCTAAACAGATTTTCAGACAGCACGGGATTCCAACTGCAAGAGGGGAGCTCGCGCTGACTCCTGAACAGGTTAAGGAAATCGCGGAAAAGCTTGGAGGAAAGGTTGTGCTGAAATCACAGGTTCTTGTCGGTGGGAGAGGGAAAGCTGGAGGGATAAAGCTGGCCAACAGTCCTGATGAGGCCTGCGAGCTTGCAAAGCAGATGTTCGGGATGGTTATCAAAGGCCACAAGGTGGAAAAGCTGTACGTTGAGGAGCAGCTTGAGATCGCAAGGGAGATGTACGTGGGCTTTACCATAGACAGGGCGAGCAAGGGCTTTGCCTTGATCGTGAGCAGTGTGGGCGGGATGGACATTGAGGAGATAGCCGAGAAGCACCCGGACAGAATCGCGAGAGTGACAGTTGACCCTATCTACGGGCTGTGGGATTACCAGATAAGGGAGGTGCTCTACAGGTCCAGCATGCCGAAAGAGTACCAAAAAGAGGTCACGAGGATAATCAAAATCCTCTACAGCATTCTCGTTCATAATGAGGCAGAACTGACTGAGATCAACCCGCTTGTTGTCACGAAAGATGGAAAGATTATAGCTGCGGATGCAAGGCTGAACATAGACGACAACGCACTCTACAGGCATCCCGATCTCAGGGAGCTGAAGGATTACACAGAGGTGGATCAGACTGAGAGAATAGCCGAGGAAAAGGGCCTGAACTTCGTCAAGCTTGACGGCAACATTGGCGTGATAGCGAATGGTGCAGGAATGAGCATGGCGACGATGGATCTGATCTACTTAGAGGGTGGAAAGCCGGCCAACTTCCTCGACGTTGGCGGTGGAGCGAGCAGTGAGGTTGTGAAGGAAGCTGTGAGCATCATTCTGATGGACGAGAACATGAAGGTCATCTTCATGAACATTTTTGGTGGAATCACAAGGTGCGACGAGGTTGCCAGAGGTCTGATCACGGCGTTCTCGGAAATGGAGATTCCCGTGCCTGTCGTTCTCAGACTGGCAGGAACAAACGAGGAGGAGGGCAGGAAGCTCATAGAGGAATTCATCAGGGAGAGGGCCATCGAAAGCATCCATCTTGTCGAGACCATGGAGGAAGGAGCTAAGAAAGCGGTTGAGCTTGCGGGGGAGGTGTGA
- the sucD gene encoding succinate--CoA ligase subunit alpha → MAIIVDENTKAIVQGITGSQGRFHAERMIAYGTKIVGGVTPGKGGSKVLGVPVFDTVKEAVEETGANASVIFVPAAFAGDAIMEAVDAGIEAIVAITEGIPVYDELKVYKKVKAEGRILIGPNCPGVMSVGKSHLGIMPPQIFSEGNVGIVSRSGTLTYQVAYNLTKLGIGQSTVVGIGGDRIIGTSFVEVLEMFENDDQTDLVVLIGEIGGTDEEEAAKFIEKRMSKPVVGYIAGITAPPGKRMGHAGAIIEGGKGTAESKIKALNEVGVEVGRTPMEVAEIVKRTLKG, encoded by the coding sequence ATGGCGATAATTGTTGATGAGAACACAAAAGCGATAGTTCAGGGCATTACGGGCTCACAGGGGAGATTTCACGCGGAGAGGATGATTGCCTACGGAACAAAAATCGTTGGTGGAGTTACTCCCGGCAAAGGGGGCAGCAAAGTTCTTGGAGTACCAGTTTTTGACACTGTGAAAGAGGCTGTTGAGGAGACAGGTGCCAATGCGAGCGTGATCTTTGTCCCCGCAGCATTTGCGGGAGATGCGATAATGGAGGCCGTTGATGCGGGAATAGAGGCGATTGTGGCGATAACCGAAGGCATCCCCGTTTACGACGAGCTGAAGGTTTACAAGAAGGTTAAGGCTGAGGGCAGGATTCTCATCGGCCCCAACTGCCCCGGAGTGATGAGTGTCGGAAAATCTCACCTCGGCATAATGCCGCCCCAGATATTCAGTGAGGGCAATGTTGGAATTGTTTCCAGGAGCGGGACTCTGACGTATCAGGTCGCATACAACCTGACGAAGCTCGGAATAGGCCAGTCAACGGTCGTTGGCATTGGAGGGGACAGGATAATTGGAACGAGCTTCGTTGAAGTGCTGGAGATGTTCGAGAACGATGACCAGACTGATCTTGTGGTGCTCATCGGAGAGATTGGAGGCACGGATGAGGAGGAGGCGGCGAAGTTCATTGAAAAGCGAATGTCAAAGCCCGTAGTTGGGTACATCGCAGGCATAACTGCCCCTCCGGGCAAGAGGATGGGACACGCGGGGGCGATAATCGAGGGAGGAAAGGGAACTGCTGAGTCGAAAATTAAAGCTTTAAACGAGGTCGGCGTTGAGGTTGGCAGAACGCCGATGGAGGTTGCCGAGATTGTGAAAAGAACGCTGAAGGGATGA
- a CDS encoding succinate dehydrogenase/fumarate reductase flavoprotein subunit, with amino-acid sequence MEVIKSDIVIIGAGLAGLRAAIAAAEKSREVSIALISKTYPIRCHSVCAEGGTAAVLREDEGDSFDLHGWDTVKGADFLADQDAVEFFVREIPKEILRLDNWGCPWSRREDGKIAQRAFGGQSFNRTVFAADRTGFHEVHTLYERSLMYPNITRYDEYFVTNLFIEDNAVKGVSAIHLKTGDLVFFNAKAVILATGGAGRLYGFTTYSHQVTGDGLAIAYRAGVPLKDMEFVQFHPTGLIPSGILMTEACRGEGGYLRNRNGERFMEKYAPERMELAPRDVVARAMWTEIIEGRGFEGPYGPYIALDLTHLGEEKIEERLPLIRDAARKFAGIDPVEEPIPVKPVAHYTMGGIHTNMWTETPVKGLYAAGEVAAVSIHGANRLGSNSTAECLVFGRVAGEKAVEFVQGKRFSEITREEMLAEEKRLFDEFLGRSGDENPYEIKKELNEAMDRYFWIFRTGEEMKKGIKKIQELKRRYENIEIVDKKRGFNTDLMQAMEIGFMLDLAETVAVGAYARTESRGAHYRLDYPKRDDENWLKHTLAYYAPEGPKLEYIPVTITKWQPVERKY; translated from the coding sequence ATGGAGGTTATAAAAAGCGATATCGTCATAATTGGTGCTGGGCTTGCCGGCTTGAGGGCTGCGATAGCTGCGGCTGAGAAAAGCAGAGAGGTCAGCATAGCCCTGATCTCCAAGACCTACCCGATAAGGTGCCACTCTGTATGTGCTGAGGGTGGCACGGCAGCGGTGCTGAGAGAGGACGAGGGAGACAGCTTCGACCTGCATGGCTGGGATACTGTTAAGGGAGCAGATTTCCTTGCTGATCAGGATGCTGTCGAGTTCTTCGTCAGGGAGATTCCAAAGGAGATTCTGAGGCTGGACAACTGGGGGTGCCCCTGGAGCAGGAGAGAGGACGGGAAGATAGCCCAGAGAGCCTTTGGAGGCCAGAGTTTCAACAGAACCGTTTTTGCAGCCGATAGAACGGGATTCCATGAGGTGCACACCCTCTACGAGAGGAGCCTGATGTACCCGAACATCACCCGTTACGATGAATACTTCGTCACCAATCTGTTTATTGAGGATAACGCAGTCAAGGGCGTTTCAGCAATCCACCTCAAGACTGGAGACCTTGTATTTTTCAATGCGAAGGCTGTGATTCTCGCAACCGGAGGAGCTGGAAGGCTGTACGGCTTCACCACCTACAGCCATCAGGTCACTGGGGATGGTCTGGCGATAGCCTACAGGGCAGGTGTGCCCTTAAAGGACATGGAGTTCGTCCAGTTCCACCCTACTGGCCTCATTCCGTCCGGAATTCTGATGACTGAAGCGTGCAGAGGTGAGGGAGGGTACCTGAGGAACAGGAACGGCGAGAGGTTCATGGAGAAATATGCACCGGAGAGAATGGAGCTCGCCCCGAGAGATGTTGTCGCAAGAGCTATGTGGACTGAAATCATTGAGGGGAGGGGTTTTGAGGGGCCGTATGGCCCATACATCGCTCTGGATTTAACCCACCTCGGTGAGGAGAAGATCGAGGAGAGGTTGCCATTAATAAGAGATGCTGCAAGGAAGTTTGCAGGAATTGACCCGGTCGAGGAGCCCATTCCTGTAAAGCCTGTCGCTCACTACACCATGGGTGGAATTCATACAAACATGTGGACTGAGACGCCGGTGAAAGGCCTTTACGCGGCAGGAGAGGTTGCGGCTGTCAGCATCCACGGAGCAAACAGACTCGGAAGCAACTCAACTGCTGAATGCTTAGTTTTTGGCAGGGTTGCTGGGGAGAAGGCAGTGGAATTTGTGCAGGGGAAGAGATTCTCGGAGATAACAAGGGAGGAGATGCTTGCGGAGGAGAAGAGGCTCTTCGACGAGTTCCTTGGCCGGAGCGGAGATGAAAATCCGTACGAGATCAAGAAGGAGCTGAACGAGGCCATGGACAGGTACTTCTGGATATTCAGAACTGGAGAGGAGATGAAGAAGGGAATAAAGAAGATCCAGGAGCTGAAGAGGAGGTATGAGAATATCGAGATTGTGGACAAGAAGAGAGGATTCAACACTGACCTCATGCAGGCCATGGAGATCGGCTTCATGCTCGATCTGGCTGAGACTGTTGCTGTTGGAGCCTATGCGAGGACGGAGAGCAGAGGTGCCCATTACAGGCTCGATTATCCGAAGAGGGATGATGAGAACTGGCTGAAGCACACCCTCGCATACTACGCTCCAGAAGGACCGAAGCTGGAGTACATTCCTGTTACAATAACCAAGTGGCAGCCCGTTGAGAGAAAGTACTGA
- a CDS encoding succinate dehydrogenase iron-sulfur subunit → MEREVIFRIRRFDGEKTYWQDFRFTARKGMTVLEGLYFIKENLDGSLAFRASCRMGVCGSCAVKINGRPRLACETQIFDIGSTLEIEPLDNMPVLKDLIVDMDGFFRKHEAVKPYLIRRDDDYENPKELLQTPEELHAYYDFSLCIKCGACYSACPASATRSDYLGPAAITAAYRFCADSRDEGREDRLNLVSGSDGVWRCHFNAECSEVCPKSIEPAKAVQRMRLMSAIHMIKSIFR, encoded by the coding sequence ATGGAGAGGGAAGTCATATTCAGGATAAGGAGATTCGATGGAGAGAAGACATATTGGCAGGATTTCCGTTTCACAGCCAGAAAAGGGATGACCGTGCTGGAGGGGCTCTACTTCATAAAGGAGAACCTTGATGGCTCCTTGGCCTTCAGAGCCTCGTGCAGAATGGGGGTGTGCGGGAGCTGTGCGGTCAAGATCAATGGCAGACCGAGGCTTGCATGCGAGACGCAGATATTTGATATTGGCAGCACTCTCGAGATCGAACCGCTCGACAACATGCCCGTCCTGAAGGATCTGATCGTGGACATGGATGGATTTTTCAGGAAGCATGAAGCAGTTAAGCCCTACCTGATCAGAAGAGATGATGACTATGAGAACCCTAAGGAACTCCTGCAAACTCCGGAGGAGCTGCACGCTTACTATGACTTCTCGCTCTGCATAAAATGTGGTGCCTGCTACTCAGCATGCCCCGCAAGCGCAACGAGGAGTGACTATCTCGGGCCTGCTGCGATAACAGCAGCTTACAGGTTCTGCGCGGACAGCAGGGATGAAGGGAGGGAGGACAGACTCAACCTCGTTTCAGGCTCGGATGGTGTGTGGAGGTGTCATTTCAATGCGGAGTGCAGCGAAGTTTGCCCCAAGAGCATAGAGCCGGCAAAGGCCGTGCAGAGGATGAGACTGATGAGCGCGATTCACATGATTAAGAGCATCTTCAGGTGA
- a CDS encoding succinate dehydrogenase: MKGVSGWFTLKGKSLNSLAYSFHRLTGIVLLLYLIAHLSFLTSLRIGEETYTAFISTTVRLETLPLDSLLFLATFYHAFNGLRVVLNEFGLLYEARKALIYLMTLLGLLFWLYSTYVMYLFLTGW; this comes from the coding sequence ATGAAGGGAGTTTCGGGATGGTTTACGCTGAAGGGGAAATCGCTGAACAGCCTGGCCTACTCATTCCACAGGCTCACGGGCATAGTGCTTCTGCTTTACCTCATAGCTCACCTCAGCTTCCTGACGAGCCTCAGGATTGGAGAGGAAACCTACACGGCATTCATATCCACAACCGTGAGGCTGGAAACCCTGCCCTTAGATTCGCTGTTGTTTCTGGCCACATTCTACCACGCCTTCAACGGCCTGAGGGTTGTGCTGAACGAGTTTGGTCTGCTGTATGAAGCAAGAAAGGCGCTGATATATCTGATGACCCTGCTTGGACTGTTATTCTGGCTGTACAGCACGTACGTAATGTATTTGTTCCTCACGGGGTGGTAA
- the sdhC gene encoding succinate dehydrogenase, cytochrome b556 subunit, translating to MSESHTRKVLEPFGWIFQMITGLLLFAFVIFHLYITHLTSHDALEYAKVVERLSNPAIKAFYWLFLASASFHAFNGLRAILLDTDFGGRNERAVNAITMLLFVVAVVYGGLLLITF from the coding sequence ATGAGCGAGTCACACACGAGAAAGGTTCTGGAGCCGTTCGGCTGGATATTCCAGATGATCACAGGGCTTTTGCTATTTGCTTTCGTCATATTCCACCTGTACATCACACACCTCACATCCCATGATGCTTTAGAGTACGCGAAGGTCGTGGAGAGGCTGTCCAACCCGGCGATAAAGGCCTTCTACTGGCTGTTTTTAGCTTCAGCTTCATTCCACGCCTTTAACGGTCTCAGAGCCATACTGCTGGACACTGACTTTGGTGGGAGAAACGAGAGGGCAGTAAATGCAATAACGATGCTGCTGTTCGTTGTGGCAGTGGTTTACGGCGGGCTGTTATTGATTACCTTTTAA
- a CDS encoding radical SAM protein has product MFPATHCTHCQGSDESIENPVHHPTYEITPKCNLNCIYCYSNVALKKGKAPLPGYYGDTEDVRSVTLSQYGEPLVAGVDEVERIAKELKDMFPQARLDLQTNGTLLNEKAIERLEKYFELAMVSLDVSSKEKYARITGFDGFDILMENLKALSRSSIMGVIRTIYMPGINDEDVFELAELARRLDMEVFLQPLSVYDRELMESHGLDMERTEDIVEFLDVTEKLREIADVRIPGCFIVNVRRIERDFGREYLKLIRRNALAEVPEMKRERKFVL; this is encoded by the coding sequence ATGTTTCCCGCGACTCACTGCACGCACTGTCAGGGGAGTGACGAGAGCATAGAAAATCCCGTTCACCACCCAACCTACGAAATCACACCCAAATGCAACCTGAACTGCATCTACTGCTACTCCAACGTGGCCCTGAAGAAGGGGAAAGCCCCGCTGCCCGGGTACTACGGAGACACAGAGGACGTGAGGTCAGTTACACTCTCCCAGTATGGTGAACCTCTCGTTGCCGGGGTAGATGAGGTCGAGAGGATAGCGAAAGAGCTGAAGGACATGTTCCCCCAGGCAAGGCTCGATTTGCAGACCAACGGAACTCTTCTGAATGAGAAGGCAATAGAGAGGCTTGAGAAGTACTTTGAGCTTGCGATGGTGAGCCTGGACGTCTCCTCAAAGGAGAAGTACGCGAGAATAACGGGCTTCGACGGGTTCGACATTCTGATGGAGAACCTCAAAGCACTGAGCAGATCCTCGATCATGGGCGTTATCAGAACAATCTACATGCCCGGAATCAACGATGAGGATGTTTTCGAGCTTGCAGAGCTTGCTCGCAGGCTGGACATGGAGGTGTTCCTCCAGCCCCTCTCGGTCTATGACAGAGAATTGATGGAGAGCCACGGGCTCGATATGGAGAGGACCGAGGACATTGTGGAATTTCTTGATGTGACTGAGAAGCTCAGAGAAATAGCAGACGTGAGAATCCCGGGGTGCTTCATTGTCAACGTGAGAAGGATAGAGAGGGACTTCGGAAGGGAGTACCTGAAGCTCATCAGGAGGAACGCGCTGGCCGAAGTTCCGGAGATGAAGAGGGAAAGGAAGTTCGTTCTGTGA
- the sfsA gene encoding DNA/RNA nuclease SfsA, producing MEICNLVEGRLVRRANRFVLEVDVAGRVERAHLRDSGRLTELMKPGNRVLVRPKKRENTSHEVFVIYDAHVPVVVNSSLHSEIAVEILEGEGCRIEGREVKVGESRIDLLVSKGGTRWLVEVKGCTLVRDGVALFPDAPTERGVKHVREITERGGMILFLVMRSDARVFMPNHETHPEFARVLRKAYENGVDVRAALLRPELRSGCLTIEFERYLPVEFPDVI from the coding sequence GTGGAGATCTGCAATCTGGTGGAGGGCAGGCTTGTCAGGAGAGCCAACAGGTTCGTTCTTGAGGTGGATGTTGCCGGTAGGGTCGAGAGGGCCCACCTGAGGGACTCGGGACGGCTGACAGAGCTGATGAAGCCCGGAAACAGGGTGCTCGTGAGACCGAAGAAAAGGGAGAATACGAGCCACGAGGTTTTCGTGATATACGACGCCCATGTCCCGGTAGTTGTTAACTCCTCCCTCCACTCAGAAATTGCGGTCGAAATTCTTGAAGGTGAGGGCTGCAGGATCGAGGGCAGAGAGGTTAAGGTCGGCGAGAGCCGGATAGACCTTCTGGTGAGCAAGGGTGGTACCAGGTGGCTCGTCGAGGTCAAGGGATGCACGCTCGTTAGAGATGGAGTCGCCCTCTTTCCAGACGCTCCGACGGAGAGGGGAGTGAAGCACGTCAGGGAGATAACGGAAAGGGGTGGAATGATTCTCTTTCTGGTAATGAGGAGTGATGCAAGGGTTTTCATGCCAAATCACGAGACACATCCGGAATTCGCGAGGGTTCTCAGAAAAGCTTATGAAAACGGAGTTGATGTGAGGGCTGCGCTACTCCGTCCTGAGCTGCGGAGCGGTTGTCTGACGATAGAGTTCGAGCGTTACCTTCCTGTGGAGTTTCCCGACGTGATTTAA
- a CDS encoding PIN domain-containing protein: MKRNTESFRLILDTNVLFSAIRYRGKPFELLEEAERRDVEILIPDYVLDELIEVFERNKIDFTLVRSFLSTYTNITIVEREFSDELIELAKKVVADRKDRPVFIYTLILRKEKPSTYLVTGDKALRDALNKIEENSAITVDGALKLIKRK; the protein is encoded by the coding sequence TTGAAAAGAAATACGGAAAGCTTTAGACTTATCCTCGACACGAACGTTTTATTTTCCGCAATAAGGTATAGAGGTAAACCGTTTGAACTACTTGAAGAAGCTGAAAGAAGAGATGTTGAGATATTAATACCCGATTACGTCCTTGATGAGCTTATAGAGGTTTTTGAGAGAAATAAAATTGACTTCACACTTGTGAGAAGCTTTCTATCTACATACACGAACATCACAATCGTTGAAAGAGAGTTTAGTGATGAACTCATTGAATTGGCGAAAAAGGTTGTTGCAGACAGAAAAGATCGCCCAGTGTTCATTTACACCTTAATACTGCGCAAAGAGAAACCATCCACATACTTAGTTACTGGAGATAAAGCTCTAAGAGACGCATTGAATAAGATCGAAGAGAATTCAGCCATTACAGTTGATGGGGCTTTAAAATTGATTAAAAGGAAATGA
- a CDS encoding ribbon-helix-helix protein, CopG family has protein sequence MNISVELTPELLEYIERKVKSDKYKSRSEVVREAIRMMMKADLEKLLEEKGIDLKKFEEERGKISGELIEKKYGKL, from the coding sequence ATGAACATTAGTGTTGAACTGACTCCAGAGTTGCTTGAATACATCGAAAGGAAAGTCAAGAGTGATAAGTACAAGAGCAGAAGTGAAGTTGTGCGGGAAGCGATCAGAATGATGATGAAAGCTGACTTAGAGAAGCTTCTAGAAGAGAAAGGCATAGATTTGAAAAAGTTCGAAGAAGAGAGGGGGAAAATTTCAGGTGAACTGATTGAAAAGAAATACGGAAAGCTTTAG
- a CDS encoding DUF2283 domain-containing protein, which translates to MVSVEFDPEVNAMFIRFKKGKVAESEPLADNVIVDLDENGEVIGIEILLPKFEEDQKKIVEKFATI; encoded by the coding sequence ATGGTTTCGGTGGAGTTTGATCCTGAAGTCAACGCCATGTTCATAAGGTTCAAAAAGGGGAAGGTGGCGGAGTCGGAGCCTTTAGCTGATAATGTCATCGTGGATTTGGATGAGAACGGAGAAGTTATTGGGATAGAAATTCTCTTGCCGAAGTTTGAGGAAGACCAAAAGAAGATCGTGGAAAAGTTTGCAACAATTTGA
- a CDS encoding transcriptional regulator has product MEPLSRLRHEALGNPVRLGVMLYLLSRGRAAFSEIQKVLELTPGNLDSHLKVLERAEMVKVRKVIADRPRTVVEITEKGVDETWDYVRRLKEALDGL; this is encoded by the coding sequence ATGGAGCCTCTCAGCAGGCTCAGACATGAAGCCCTTGGAAACCCCGTACGGCTTGGAGTTATGCTGTATCTTCTCTCGAGGGGTAGGGCAGCATTCAGCGAGATCCAGAAGGTCCTTGAGCTAACACCCGGAAACCTCGACTCACATCTGAAAGTGCTCGAAAGGGCAGAGATGGTTAAGGTGAGGAAGGTCATTGCCGACAGGCCGAGGACGGTGGTTGAGATAACTGAGAAAGGTGTAGATGAGACGTGGGATTACGTCAGGAGGCTAAAAGAGGCGCTTGACGGGCTGTGA
- a CDS encoding ribose 1,5-bisphosphate isomerase, with the protein MDLIDEAARKIESMEVRGAARIARFAAETLREYAKSVKTNFDEEMRRASERLMNTRPTAVSLFNAINYVMSYSGENDEEKRESLIRRAEEFIEWVDTAREKIGRTGAKRIVDGSTVMTHCNSSAALSVIKHAFDEGKDIRVIATESRPRHQGYLTTKELADYGIDVTLIVDSAVRYFMKEVDVVVVGADTITVNGALINKIGTSQIALAAKEARVPFMVAAETYKFSPKTLLGELVVIEERDAREVIGGDLLEHPNVTVRNPAFDVTPRDYIDLIITEIGAIPPEMAYIVIRDHLGYREFGGEEITLSPEHYD; encoded by the coding sequence ATGGATCTGATTGATGAGGCGGCAAGGAAGATTGAGAGCATGGAGGTCAGAGGAGCTGCGAGGATTGCGAGGTTTGCTGCAGAGACTCTCAGAGAGTACGCAAAAAGTGTGAAAACGAATTTTGATGAGGAGATGAGAAGAGCGAGCGAGAGGCTGATGAACACAAGGCCCACGGCCGTGAGCCTTTTCAATGCTATCAACTACGTGATGAGCTATTCCGGTGAGAACGACGAGGAGAAGAGGGAGAGCCTGATAAGGCGAGCTGAAGAGTTCATCGAGTGGGTGGACACAGCGAGAGAGAAGATTGGCAGGACGGGGGCGAAGAGGATAGTGGATGGTTCGACAGTCATGACCCACTGCAACTCCTCAGCAGCGCTGTCGGTGATAAAGCACGCCTTCGACGAGGGTAAGGACATCAGGGTAATCGCAACGGAGTCGAGGCCGAGGCATCAGGGTTATCTGACAACAAAAGAGCTTGCGGATTATGGCATAGATGTCACGCTCATTGTTGATTCCGCCGTGAGATACTTCATGAAGGAAGTGGATGTGGTTGTGGTTGGCGCCGACACGATCACGGTTAATGGTGCGCTCATAAACAAGATAGGCACCTCACAGATTGCTCTTGCTGCGAAGGAGGCGAGGGTGCCGTTCATGGTTGCCGCTGAGACATACAAGTTCAGCCCAAAAACCCTGCTCGGAGAACTGGTTGTCATAGAGGAGAGGGATGCGAGGGAGGTCATTGGTGGCGATTTGCTTGAGCATCCGAATGTGACGGTCAGAAACCCTGCCTTCGATGTGACGCCGAGGGACTACATAGACCTGATAATAACAGAGATCGGCGCAATCCCGCCCGAGATGGCGTACATCGTGATAAGGGATCACCTTGGATACAGGGAATTTGGAGGAGAGGAGATAACTCTGAGTCCGGAGCACTACGATTAA
- a CDS encoding ROK family protein: MHTGIDVGGTFTDIVSFDGEKFTHIQTLRTSEFLKNPGMVEKYSDAVFAIAGWVREGKVIRTPNIPGFDAKLFEGRKVENDANCFAIYARHVTGFSNIFAVTLGTGIGSAIIADSKLYRGNGLASEIGHAIVGGNDRCVCGGTGHLETFFSGWAIKKRFGRELSREEILRLDGFKVLCAEIAKAVLVLDPEAVVFGGRISTLLEPEDFEIIYDFLPTEFRPEIRVIKDALAVAKGAAILAGGEEWI, from the coding sequence ATGCACACCGGCATAGACGTTGGAGGAACATTCACCGACATTGTCTCGTTTGATGGAGAGAAGTTCACCCACATCCAGACCCTCAGAACCTCGGAGTTTCTGAAAAACCCCGGCATGGTTGAGAAATACAGTGACGCAGTCTTCGCGATAGCCGGGTGGGTTAGAGAAGGAAAGGTTATCAGAACGCCAAACATCCCCGGCTTCGATGCGAAGCTCTTTGAGGGCAGGAAGGTGGAGAACGACGCCAACTGCTTTGCCATCTACGCCCGTCACGTTACTGGCTTCAGCAACATTTTCGCAGTCACACTCGGTACCGGCATAGGCTCGGCAATAATTGCAGACTCGAAACTCTACAGGGGCAATGGTCTTGCATCCGAGATCGGGCATGCAATTGTTGGTGGAAATGATAGGTGTGTTTGCGGTGGAACTGGCCATCTGGAAACCTTCTTCAGTGGATGGGCGATAAAGAAGAGGTTTGGCCGGGAGCTAAGCAGGGAAGAGATTCTCAGACTGGACGGCTTCAAGGTGCTGTGTGCGGAGATCGCAAAGGCCGTCCTCGTCCTCGATCCAGAAGCTGTTGTCTTTGGGGGGCGAATCTCCACCCTGCTCGAGCCTGAGGATTTCGAGATCATCTACGATTTTCTCCCTACAGAATTCAGGCCGGAGATAAGGGTTATAAAAGATGCCCTCGCAGTTGCTAAGGGAGCGGCGATTCTGGCAGGTGGTGAGGAATGGATCTGA
- a CDS encoding antitoxin AF2212-like protein, translated as MAKVIEVVYEDGVFRPARKVTLPEKTKGKVIVEENVMGDVEEFSEKIDEILKETKIDEDPLEVLLKMRKRAWD; from the coding sequence ATGGCAAAGGTTATCGAAGTCGTATATGAAGATGGTGTGTTCAGACCGGCAAGGAAGGTAACCTTACCGGAAAAGACTAAGGGAAAGGTGATAGTAGAAGAGAATGTGATGGGCGACGTTGAAGAGTTCTCGGAGAAGATCGACGAAATTTTAAAAGAAACAAAAATCGATGAAGATCCCTTAGAAGTCTTGCTCAAAATGAGGAAGAGAGCATGGGATTGA
- a CDS encoding type II toxin-antitoxin system VapC family toxin produces MAKGKSVYCPRLILAGIYGVLVRYNIKLADLGHDLVLKNFNLIEEGDIFDEILKVCKNAGSRAVDGYFIATAKLSNSILITNDKIMASNAKKAGIEAYYLIEEFDRAVERLNEVK; encoded by the coding sequence TTGGCTAAAGGCAAATCGGTATACTGTCCAAGGTTGATTTTAGCTGGGATATATGGTGTTCTCGTAAGATATAATATCAAATTGGCAGATTTAGGTCATGATCTTGTTCTTAAAAACTTCAATTTGATTGAGGAGGGCGATATATTTGATGAGATTCTTAAAGTTTGTAAAAATGCAGGGTCAAGAGCTGTTGATGGATATTTTATTGCAACTGCAAAACTATCAAACTCAATTCTAATCACTAATGATAAAATCATGGCAAGCAATGCCAAAAAAGCTGGTATTGAAGCCTATTATTTGATTGAAGAGTTTGACAGAGCGGTAGAACGGTTAAACGAAGTGAAGTAA